The following are from one region of the Streptomyces decoyicus genome:
- the hutI gene encoding imidazolonepropionase translates to MTTTSTPTTTAITHISQLVTNDPSLGEGPLGLIQDAAVVIDGDRIAWVGATSKAPATDNAVDAGGRAGIPGFVDSHSHLVFAGDRTAEFNARMSGRPYSAGGIRTTVAATRAATDEALHANVARYLAEALRQGTTTQETKSGYGLTVEDEARALRIAAEHTDEVTFLGAHIVSPDYADDPAGYVDLVTGPMLDACAPHARWVDVFCEKGAFDGDQARAVLTAGKARGLVPRVHANQLGHGPGVQLAVEVGAASADHCTHLSRADIDALAHSDTVATLLPGAEFSTRAQWPDARPLLDAGATVALSTDCNPGSSFTSSMGFCIALAVRDMGMTPDEAVWSATAGGARALRRTDVGRIAPGARADLALLDAPSHVHLAYRPGVPLVSAVWHKGVRV, encoded by the coding sequence ATGACGACGACTTCCACGCCGACCACCACCGCCATCACCCACATCTCCCAGCTCGTCACCAACGACCCCTCCCTCGGTGAAGGCCCCCTCGGCCTGATCCAGGACGCCGCGGTCGTCATCGACGGCGACCGCATCGCCTGGGTCGGTGCCACCAGCAAAGCACCTGCCACCGACAACGCCGTCGACGCGGGCGGCCGGGCGGGCATTCCCGGCTTCGTCGACTCCCACTCCCACCTGGTCTTCGCCGGCGACCGCACCGCGGAGTTCAACGCCCGGATGTCCGGCCGCCCGTACTCCGCCGGCGGCATCCGCACCACCGTCGCGGCCACCCGCGCCGCCACCGACGAGGCGCTGCACGCCAACGTCGCGCGCTATCTCGCGGAGGCGCTCCGGCAGGGCACCACCACCCAGGAGACCAAGTCCGGCTACGGACTCACCGTCGAGGACGAGGCCCGCGCACTGCGCATCGCCGCCGAGCACACCGACGAGGTCACCTTCCTCGGCGCGCACATCGTCTCGCCCGACTACGCCGACGACCCGGCCGGCTATGTCGACCTGGTCACCGGCCCGATGCTGGACGCCTGCGCCCCGCACGCCCGTTGGGTCGACGTCTTCTGCGAGAAGGGCGCTTTCGACGGCGACCAGGCCCGCGCCGTCCTCACCGCGGGCAAGGCCAGGGGCCTGGTGCCGCGGGTGCACGCCAACCAGCTCGGCCACGGCCCCGGCGTCCAGCTCGCCGTCGAGGTCGGTGCCGCCTCCGCCGACCACTGCACCCACCTCAGCCGAGCCGACATCGACGCCCTCGCGCACTCCGACACCGTCGCCACGCTCCTGCCGGGCGCCGAGTTCTCCACCCGCGCCCAGTGGCCCGACGCGCGTCCGCTGCTCGACGCGGGGGCCACCGTCGCCCTGTCCACCGACTGCAACCCCGGCTCGTCCTTCACGAGTTCCATGGGGTTCTGCATCGCGCTGGCGGTCCGCGACATGGGGATGACGCCCGACGAGGCCGTGTGGTCGGCGACCGCGGGCGGCGCCCGTGCCCTGCGCCGCACGGACGTCGGCCGGATCGCCCCCGGAGCCCGCGCCGACCTCGCCCTCCTGGACGCGCCCTCGCACGTCCATCTCGCCTACCGGCCGGGCGTCCCGCTCGTCTCGGCCGTGTGGCACAAGGGAGTTCGCGTCTGA
- a CDS encoding formimidoylglutamate deiminase, giving the protein MPLTTQATPTTYWLEHAWLGTHVEPGVTLDVADGRITAVRTGADTPPPGATALRGLTLPGLANAHSHAFHRALRGTVQVGTGTFWTWREIMYSVADRLTPETYYALARAVYAEMALAGITCVGEFHYLHHAPGGTRYDDPNAMGEALVSAAEDAGIRITLLDTAYLSAGFGAAPNHHQLRFSDGTAERWAQRADALKERAHARIGAAIHSVRAVPAGQLGTVADWARERQAPLHVHLSEQTAENDACRDAHGRTPAQLLADHGALGRRTTAVHATHLTTEDIELLGDSHTGVCMCPTTERDLADGIGPAARLQGRGSPLSLGSDSHAVIDLLEEARAMELDERLRTRTRGHWTAAALLRAATADGHAALGWDDAGALEAGALADLTTIALDSVRTAGPLPRLAAETAVFAASAADVRHTIVGGRQIVRDGVHTLVPDVPTALAESIAAVRG; this is encoded by the coding sequence GTGCCACTGACCACGCAGGCAACACCGACGACGTACTGGCTCGAACACGCCTGGCTCGGCACCCACGTCGAGCCGGGCGTCACCCTGGACGTCGCGGACGGGCGGATCACGGCCGTCCGCACCGGGGCGGACACCCCGCCGCCCGGCGCCACCGCGCTGCGCGGTCTGACCCTCCCCGGCCTCGCCAACGCCCACTCGCACGCCTTCCACCGCGCCTTGCGCGGCACGGTCCAGGTCGGCACCGGCACCTTCTGGACCTGGCGCGAGATCATGTACAGCGTCGCCGACCGGCTCACCCCGGAGACCTATTACGCTCTCGCCCGCGCCGTCTACGCCGAGATGGCGCTGGCCGGCATCACCTGCGTCGGCGAGTTCCACTACCTCCACCACGCGCCGGGCGGCACCCGCTACGACGACCCCAACGCCATGGGCGAGGCGCTGGTCTCCGCCGCCGAAGACGCCGGTATCCGCATCACCCTGCTCGACACCGCCTATCTCTCGGCCGGCTTCGGAGCCGCGCCCAACCACCACCAGCTGCGCTTCTCCGACGGCACCGCCGAGCGCTGGGCCCAGCGCGCCGACGCACTCAAGGAGCGCGCCCACGCCCGCATCGGCGCCGCCATCCACTCCGTACGCGCCGTCCCCGCCGGGCAGCTCGGCACCGTCGCGGACTGGGCCCGCGAACGGCAGGCACCCCTGCACGTCCACCTCTCGGAGCAGACCGCCGAGAACGACGCCTGCCGCGACGCCCACGGCCGCACCCCCGCACAACTGCTGGCCGACCACGGCGCGCTGGGCCGGCGCACCACGGCCGTGCACGCCACGCACCTCACCACGGAGGACATCGAGCTGCTCGGTGACTCCCACACGGGCGTGTGCATGTGTCCCACCACCGAACGCGACCTCGCCGACGGCATCGGCCCGGCCGCCCGGCTCCAGGGCCGCGGCAGCCCGCTGTCCCTCGGCAGCGACAGCCACGCCGTCATCGACCTGCTCGAAGAGGCCCGTGCCATGGAGCTCGACGAACGGCTGCGCACCCGCACCCGCGGGCACTGGACGGCCGCCGCCCTGCTGCGCGCCGCGACCGCCGACGGTCATGCCGCCCTGGGCTGGGACGACGCCGGCGCCCTGGAGGCCGGCGCGCTCGCCGACCTCACCACGATCGCACTGGACTCCGTACGCACCGCCGGACCACTGCCCCGGCTGGCCGCCGAAACGGCCGTATTTGCCGCCTCCGCGGCGGACGTACGGCACACCATCGTCGGCGGCCGGCAGATCGTCCGGGACGGGGTGCACACCCTCGTCCCCGACGTACCCACCGCCCTCGCAGAGTCCATCGCCGCGGTACGCGGCTGA
- a CDS encoding allantoate amidohydrolase: protein MWEELRPLGRDSSSGGYRRYAWTGADADCRAWFRAQAEARGLAYELDRNGNQWAWLGATGYQDVAPGDAVVTGSHLDSVPDGGAFDGPLGVVSSFAALDELRRRGAEFGKPLAIVNFGDEEGARFGLACVGSRLAAGALTTEAAHRLRDGDGVTLPQAMERSGYDPEAIGPDPERLARIGAFVELHVEQGRALDLSGDPVGIASAIWPHGRWRFDFHGEANHAGTTRLDDRRDPMLSYAATVLAAREQARLAGALATFGKISVEPNGVNAIPSLVRGWLDSRAADQDTLDTVIAGIEQAAAERAARDGVDLTVVRESFTPVVEFQHALRDELSAILGKSGERPVPVLGTGAGHDAGILSGTVPTAMLFVRNPTGVSHSPAEAAGEDDCAAGVTALADVLEGLACH, encoded by the coding sequence ATGTGGGAGGAGCTGCGGCCCCTCGGCCGCGACTCCTCCTCCGGGGGCTACCGCCGCTACGCCTGGACCGGCGCCGACGCCGACTGCCGCGCGTGGTTCCGGGCCCAGGCCGAGGCCCGCGGGCTCGCCTACGAACTCGACCGCAACGGCAACCAGTGGGCCTGGCTCGGCGCCACCGGCTACCAGGACGTGGCCCCCGGCGACGCCGTCGTCACCGGCTCGCACCTGGACTCCGTACCGGACGGCGGCGCCTTCGACGGCCCGCTGGGCGTCGTCTCCTCCTTCGCCGCGCTGGACGAACTGCGCCGGAGGGGAGCGGAATTCGGCAAGCCGCTGGCGATCGTCAACTTCGGCGACGAGGAAGGCGCCCGCTTCGGTCTGGCCTGCGTCGGCTCCCGGCTCGCCGCCGGTGCGCTGACCACCGAGGCCGCGCACCGGCTGCGCGACGGCGACGGCGTCACCCTCCCGCAGGCCATGGAGCGCTCCGGATACGACCCCGAGGCGATCGGCCCGGACCCCGAACGGCTCGCCAGGATCGGCGCGTTCGTCGAACTCCACGTCGAGCAGGGCCGGGCCCTGGACCTGTCCGGCGATCCGGTCGGCATCGCCTCCGCCATCTGGCCGCACGGCCGCTGGCGGTTCGACTTCCACGGCGAGGCCAACCACGCCGGCACCACTCGCCTCGACGACCGCCGCGACCCGATGCTCAGCTACGCCGCGACCGTGCTCGCCGCCCGCGAGCAGGCCCGGCTGGCCGGCGCCCTGGCCACCTTCGGGAAGATCAGCGTGGAGCCGAACGGGGTCAACGCCATCCCCTCGCTCGTCCGCGGCTGGCTGGACTCCCGCGCCGCCGACCAGGACACCCTGGACACCGTGATCGCCGGGATCGAGCAGGCCGCAGCCGAGCGCGCCGCCCGCGACGGTGTGGACCTGACCGTGGTCCGCGAATCCTTCACCCCCGTCGTGGAGTTCCAGCACGCCCTGCGGGACGAGCTGAGCGCGATCCTCGGCAAGTCGGGGGAGCGGCCGGTGCCCGTCCTGGGCACCGGAGCCGGGCACGATGCCGGTATTTTGTCCGGAACCGTCCCCACCGCGATGCTGTTCGTCCGCAACCCCACAGGGGTGTCGCACTCGCCCGCCGAAGCAGCGGGGGAGGACGACTGCGCCGCCGGGGTCACCGCACTCGCCGACGTACTGGAAGGGCTGGCGTGCCACTGA
- the hutU gene encoding urocanate hydratase, with amino-acid sequence MSGPRPVRAPRGTELSARGWQQEAALRMLQNNLDPEVAEHPDQLVVYGGTGKAARDWRSFDAMVRTLTTLKQDETMLVQSGRPVGVMQTHEWAPRVLIANSNLVGDWANWEEFRRLEALGLTMYGQMTAGSWIYIGTQGILQGTYETFAAVAAKKFHGTLAGTITLTAGLGGMGGAQPLAVTMNDGVAICIDVDPRAIERRIEHRYLDVKADSLQHALQLAVEARDQRKPLSIGLLGNAAELLPQMLAEGAPIDIVTDQTSAHDPLAYLPVGIDFDDMAAYAAEKPADFTQRARESMAKHVEAMVGFMDAGAEVFDYGNSIRGEAQLAGYERAFAFPGFVPAYIRPLFAEGKGPFRWAALSGDARDIAATDKAILDLFPENESLARWIKLAGERVHFQGLPARICWLGYGERDKAGERFNEMVADGTLRAPLAIGRDHLDCGSVASPYRETEAMKDGSDAIADWPLLNAMVNVASGASWVSLHHGGGVGMGRSIHAGQVTVADGTPLAGEKIRRVLTNDPGMGVIRHVDAGYERADEVAAERGVRIPMREGEGGGA; translated from the coding sequence ATGTCGGGACCGCGACCCGTGCGGGCACCGCGCGGTACGGAGCTCAGTGCTCGGGGATGGCAGCAGGAAGCCGCGCTGCGCATGCTGCAGAACAACCTCGATCCGGAGGTGGCCGAACACCCGGACCAGCTCGTCGTCTACGGCGGCACGGGCAAGGCCGCCCGTGACTGGCGCTCCTTCGACGCGATGGTGCGCACGCTCACCACGCTCAAGCAGGACGAGACGATGCTCGTCCAGTCCGGCCGGCCGGTCGGCGTGATGCAGACGCACGAATGGGCGCCGCGGGTGCTCATCGCCAACTCCAACCTCGTCGGCGACTGGGCCAACTGGGAGGAGTTCCGCCGCCTGGAGGCCCTCGGCCTGACCATGTACGGGCAGATGACCGCCGGTTCGTGGATCTACATCGGCACCCAGGGCATCCTCCAGGGCACCTACGAGACCTTCGCGGCCGTCGCGGCGAAGAAGTTCCACGGCACGCTCGCCGGGACGATCACGCTCACCGCCGGCCTCGGCGGCATGGGCGGCGCCCAGCCGCTCGCCGTCACCATGAACGACGGCGTCGCCATCTGTATCGACGTCGACCCGCGGGCCATCGAGCGCCGGATCGAGCACCGCTACCTCGACGTGAAGGCCGATAGCCTCCAGCACGCGCTCCAGCTCGCCGTCGAGGCCCGTGACCAGCGCAAGCCGCTCTCCATCGGCCTGCTCGGCAACGCCGCCGAGCTGCTGCCGCAGATGCTCGCCGAGGGCGCGCCGATCGACATCGTCACCGACCAGACCAGCGCCCACGACCCGCTGGCCTACCTGCCCGTCGGCATCGACTTCGACGACATGGCCGCCTACGCGGCGGAAAAGCCCGCCGACTTCACCCAGCGGGCGCGCGAGTCGATGGCCAAGCACGTCGAGGCCATGGTCGGCTTCATGGACGCCGGCGCCGAGGTCTTCGACTACGGCAACTCGATCCGCGGCGAGGCCCAACTCGCCGGATACGAGCGGGCCTTTGCCTTCCCCGGCTTCGTCCCCGCCTATATCCGGCCACTGTTCGCCGAGGGCAAGGGGCCTTTCCGCTGGGCCGCGCTGTCCGGCGATGCCCGGGACATCGCCGCCACCGACAAGGCGATCCTCGACCTCTTCCCGGAGAACGAGTCGCTGGCCCGCTGGATCAAGCTGGCCGGCGAGCGGGTGCACTTCCAGGGCCTGCCCGCCCGGATCTGCTGGCTCGGCTACGGCGAACGCGACAAGGCCGGTGAGCGCTTCAACGAGATGGTCGCCGACGGCACCCTGCGCGCCCCGCTGGCCATCGGCCGCGACCACCTCGACTGCGGCTCCGTCGCCTCGCCCTACCGCGAGACCGAGGCCATGAAGGACGGCTCCGACGCGATCGCCGACTGGCCGCTGCTCAACGCCATGGTCAACGTCGCCTCCGGCGCCTCCTGGGTCTCGCTGCACCACGGCGGCGGCGTCGGCATGGGCCGCTCGATCCACGCCGGACAGGTCACCGTCGCCGACGGCACCCCGCTGGCCGGCGAGAAGATCCGTCGGGTGCTCACCAACGACCCCGGTATGGGCGTCATCCGGCATGTCGACGCGGGCTACGAGCGCGCCGACGAGGTGGCCGCCGAGCGCGGCGTCCGCATCCCGATGCGCGAGGGCGAAGGCGGGGGCGCGTGA
- a CDS encoding transcriptional regulator produces MSTPSGFDELIHPSTRLSVVALLAATEWADFPFIRDSLSLSDSALSKQLHTLEEAGYLEIRKEGGGRKRRTKVRLTSRGRTAFEGHVAALRAIVEGAGPAAAAAPATESAAAAAGTGPQQQRAEAGR; encoded by the coding sequence ATGAGCACCCCGAGCGGGTTCGACGAACTGATCCACCCCTCCACCCGGCTGTCCGTGGTGGCGCTGCTCGCCGCCACGGAATGGGCCGACTTCCCGTTCATCCGCGACAGCCTCTCGCTCAGCGACTCCGCGCTCTCCAAGCAGCTGCACACCCTGGAAGAGGCCGGGTATCTGGAGATCCGCAAGGAGGGCGGCGGCCGCAAACGGCGCACCAAAGTACGGCTGACGAGCCGCGGCCGCACCGCCTTCGAGGGCCATGTGGCCGCACTCCGCGCCATCGTCGAGGGCGCGGGGCCCGCGGCGGCGGCCGCACCGGCGACGGAGTCCGCCGCGGCGGCAGCAGGGACAGGACCACAGCAACAGCGCGCGGAGGCGGGCCGATGA
- a CDS encoding ABC transporter ATP-binding protein, whose translation MTTTGQLPLPPATAASAATASAGSAPPVIRVRDLRMSYGSTHVLHGIDLDIRRGEIFALLGPNGAGKTTTVEILEGFRRRSGGEVSVLGTDPAHGDDAWRGRIGLVLQSWRDHRRWRVAELLTHFALYYPAPRDPAGLLALVGLTEQAGQQVDRLSGGQRRRLDVALAIIGRPELLFLDEPTTGFDPEARRDFHDLVERLARDEGVTILLTTHDLAEAERLADRIAVLVNGRIRADGTPAELARRAAAQAEVRWTAADGTARRERTEDPSRLVWELHQETEGPVADLEVRRPTLEDTYLHMVHQGEGAGAGTGSTGGTTASDGTTASDGEKQA comes from the coding sequence ATGACGACCACCGGGCAACTGCCCCTCCCCCCGGCCACGGCGGCTTCGGCAGCCACGGCCTCCGCCGGATCCGCCCCACCGGTCATCCGGGTGCGCGACTTGAGGATGTCGTACGGCAGCACCCACGTCCTGCACGGCATCGATCTGGACATCCGCCGCGGCGAGATCTTCGCGCTGCTCGGCCCCAACGGCGCGGGGAAGACCACCACCGTCGAGATCCTGGAAGGCTTCCGGCGGCGCTCCGGCGGGGAGGTCTCCGTGCTGGGGACGGACCCGGCGCACGGCGACGACGCCTGGCGCGGCCGGATCGGCCTGGTCCTCCAGTCCTGGCGCGACCACCGCCGCTGGCGGGTGGCCGAGCTGCTGACGCACTTCGCCCTCTATTACCCGGCCCCCCGCGACCCCGCCGGGCTGCTGGCCCTGGTCGGCCTCACGGAGCAGGCCGGACAGCAGGTCGACCGGCTGTCCGGCGGCCAGCGCCGCCGCCTGGACGTGGCACTCGCGATCATCGGCCGCCCCGAGCTCCTCTTCCTGGACGAGCCGACCACCGGCTTCGACCCCGAGGCCCGGCGCGACTTCCACGACCTGGTCGAACGGCTCGCGCGCGACGAGGGCGTCACGATCCTGCTCACCACCCATGACCTGGCGGAGGCCGAGCGGCTGGCCGACCGGATAGCGGTGCTGGTCAACGGCCGGATCCGGGCCGACGGCACCCCGGCGGAACTGGCCCGGCGGGCCGCCGCACAGGCCGAGGTCCGCTGGACGGCGGCCGACGGCACGGCCCGCCGGGAACGTACCGAGGACCCCTCCCGGCTGGTCTGGGAGCTGCATCAGGAGACGGAGGGACCGGTCGCCGACCTGGAGGTGCGCCGCCCGACGCTGGAGGACACCTACCTGCACATGGTGCACCAGGGCGAGGGGGCCGGGGCCGGTACCGGGAGCACGGGCGGGACCACCGCGTCGGACGGGACAACGGCCTCGGACGGGGAGAAGCAAGCATGA
- a CDS encoding ABC transporter permease, translating to MRGGIELRHLVRNPKEMSGHLVNVVVALLLAGYISSKVPGTQVPLAHLTLAGFAAYLLFQIGLVNLPQILVTEREEGALLRLRATPGGIPAYLVAKSLLVVAMAFGTLVVLLGAAALLVDGPLPHGPGGWLTLLWVSALGLLAVVPLGAALGAVLPNPREALALIMLPVMGLLVTSGAMFPLSSLPAVVQKIASVFPLKWMAQGLRSALLPDAARAAEPAGSWELPTVALILTAWAVLGFLLAVPLLRRAARRESGSRLTERHRKAGYGGGTA from the coding sequence CTGCGCGGGGGCATCGAACTCCGCCACCTCGTCCGCAATCCCAAGGAGATGAGCGGCCATCTGGTCAATGTCGTCGTCGCGCTGCTGCTCGCCGGCTATATCAGCTCCAAGGTGCCCGGTACCCAGGTCCCGCTGGCACATCTGACGCTCGCGGGCTTCGCCGCCTATCTGCTGTTCCAGATCGGGCTGGTCAATCTCCCGCAGATCCTGGTGACCGAGCGCGAGGAGGGCGCCCTGCTGCGGCTGCGCGCCACCCCAGGCGGCATACCCGCGTATCTCGTCGCCAAGTCGCTGCTGGTGGTCGCCATGGCGTTCGGGACCCTGGTCGTCCTGCTGGGAGCCGCCGCCCTGCTGGTGGACGGCCCGCTGCCGCACGGGCCCGGTGGCTGGCTGACGCTGCTGTGGGTCAGCGCGCTCGGGTTGCTCGCGGTCGTACCGCTGGGCGCGGCCCTCGGCGCCGTGCTGCCGAATCCGCGGGAGGCGCTGGCGCTGATCATGCTGCCCGTGATGGGGCTGCTGGTCACCTCGGGGGCGATGTTCCCGCTCAGCTCGCTGCCCGCGGTGGTCCAGAAGATCGCCTCCGTCTTCCCCCTCAAGTGGATGGCGCAGGGCCTGCGCTCGGCCCTCCTGCCGGACGCCGCGCGCGCCGCGGAACCGGCCGGCTCCTGGGAGCTGCCGACCGTGGCCCTGATACTCACCGCCTGGGCCGTCCTCGGCTTCCTGCTGGCCGTCCCGCTCCTGCGCCGCGCCGCCCGCCGCGAGTCCGGCTCCCGCCTCACCGAACGCCACCGCAAGGCAGGGTACGGCGGCGGAACGGCCTGA